CTTGACCATCCACATAGATGTTTACTTCAGGCTCGCCTTGGTCATTAGAGCCGCCTGTGAAGGTGACTGCCAAATGGTGCCATTTGCCTGGGCTTAGGGCATAGTCACTGTTCAGCCATGTAGAACCGAGGGATACCCTGATTTTCTTTTGATCTGGCGGACCGACAAGTCCAAGTTTCCACTTTTTATTGCCGGGTGCTGCTGGGGAACCCCAGAGAATAATTGGGGTAGGCGAAGTGACTTCAGGAATATCAAGCCCCTTGCGCAGCTTTACCCACATCATCACGGTTCGTGGTCGATTACTGGGGATACCTTTCCATGTAGAGATCATGAAATCTCTCTGATGAGTGAATTGCACAGCTTCATTTTTAATGCCGTCTATCAATCGGGGATTTTCGTTTCTTTTGCTCAGATAATTCATTTGAGCAGAGGCGAGGATACCTTCAGAGTGGAGGGTTTTTCCGCCAGTAAGGCTGTCTCGGTCAAAGGAGTAGTGAATGTACGGGATCTCCTCGGGTAATTCAGTCAAGTAGGCGTCTCCCGAATAATCGATCTTTTCGAAACCGCCCAGAGAGTTGCTGATCAGTGATTCCAGATCATGGAGTTCACGGGTTTGTCTGAGGCTTGATGCTCCTAGGTAGGATTCCACTCTGACCTTGCCAGAAATGACATGGACTTCATCCGCCTCTTCCTCAAGTGAGGTAACTCCGAAAACCGTACCCAAGTCAGTCACCTTCATTTCAGGCGTGTTGACGATGAAGCCAGGTTCTGTGGTTTCGACCCAAATCTTACCGTAACTCATGTTTACTGTATTTTCTGAGGTGAGGGTGAAGTCGGCAGGAGCTTGTACAATGGCACGGTGGTTTTTCGGAAACTTCACTTCTACGCAGCCTTGCTCAACGACTAACCGGTCGCCTGGCTGTATGCTGGAATTGGGAGATCTTTGTGTCGAATCGTGATCCCCAGGAATCAATTGATAAATGGTTCCATGCGAGGAAGCTAATCCAAAATTCTGCTCACTCTCGACTGTGATGAAGTAGAAAATAGCGCCCAAGAGTAATGAGGCAGCAATACCGATCGCGGATGATAGGAGAAACGCCATTTTTCTCTGACGTCTGATGATTTGGTCGACAGAAGCAGGCTCCGTCTCAAAAGCGATGATTTTATTCGTGCTCTCGTGAGCGTCCGCCAAGAGAGTATCAATCTCAGCATAGCGCATATAAAGACTCCTTGCCTGTGGATCTTCGAGGAGTGTGTTCACGAGAGCTTCCTCCTGCTCAGCTGGCAAAGTACCGTCTAAGTAGGACTGGATGTTCTTATGCAGTTCAGGACAGGTCATGGTTTGAAATCTTGAGGCATTCGGTTCTCGATGCACTTGCGAAGAGAGTTTCGAAGTCTGTGAAGAGTGACACGCAGTGAGGATTCGGAGCGTTTGGTTCGGGAGGAGTGTTGAGCCAGTGAATCGCCTTGTTCATACCGGGCTCGTACTATTTCTCGATTCTTCTTACTCAGTTTGGAAAGACAATGTTCTAGAGCTTTTGATTTGAGCTCCAAGGAATCAGTTGAGCTGGAAGATTTCTCGATAAGGAGATCAGTTAACTCGGCTTTCTGCAGCAGTGTAGAACGTCGGTTCGTCTTCTGCATATGCTGTAAGACCTTGTTTCTGGCAATGGCAAAGGCCCACGCCTTAAAGTTTGTGCCCGGGATGAATTCAGAGCGTTTTTGCCAAGTGATCAAGTTGGTCTCTTGAAGGATGTCAGGGACATCTGCGCCGTAGCCGGGCATCAGGGATCGGATGAAGCATTTCAGGTCGAGCTGGTGCTTGGTCAGCTCCACGACAAAATGGTCATCTGATTGGCCAGAACTATGGTGTTTGAGTGCCATCACTACCAGTGTATCTCACAATTTTCGAAACGTTAACAAGAAGCTGCGCGATTTGTGGTAGAAAATCATCAATAATTTCAAATAGTCAGTAAAGATTGCTTTTCTTTTGCTAAATGTTTTGTTACTAAGAGTTACATGTCAAAGTGTGTCTTTGTTTTCCCCCGATTGATGGCATTGCTATTGATGTTATTGCAGATCTCTGTGAGTTCAGCAGATGAAGCCACTCTGAGCATTTGGCAACGGGATATCACTACGTTTCGAGTTAATATTGCCGGAGTAACTGCACAGGAGAGGGTGGACTATGCGCTCTCCAGAATAGAATCCACGCCTCCTATCGAGCTTCATAAGGGGCCTAGATCTGTATATAAGACTCAAGATGATGAGGCGTCGGTTGGCTTCTATTTCGGAGATCATTTCATATTTTATCTCCGAGAAGGAGATTTGGCGCCTGGTCAGAGTCTTAAAGAGGAGGAGGAAAAGATTTTAACCAAGCTGACGGCTTATGCCGAAGCCCAGGCGCGACAGCGTGAGCCTAGGAGGATCTTGATAGGCATTGTGGCTTTCCTGGTATTCACAGTGATCTTTGTTCTCTGCATGGTGATTCTTGCTTTTTATCGGAGGTGGATTGAGCGCCTTTTCTCAAAGGAAAAAATTGTCGATAAGAAAATTGTCATCCTTGGAGTCGATTTCAGCAGTCATATTGCAGAAATGATCAAAAGGGGACTTTTGACCTTGAGTTGGGTATGTCTGGCCGTTCTCAGCTACATTTATGTCGTGCTACTACTGCGGGCATTTCCCTACACGGAGGTATGGGGACAAAAGCTGGGGCGTAAAGTGATCGGTTTGATAGGTGATTTACTTCTTGGTGTTCTCAGGAGTATTCCAGACTTGTTCACCCTATTGGTTATTTACGTGATCATTCGTTCACTCATCAATTTGGTGAAATATACCTTTGAAGGCATGGAGGGATCCAAGCGCAGAGGACGCTGGATGGACGAGGATACGAGGAAAGCGACCAAGCGCGTCCTTATCATTCTTATCTGGGTTTTTGGTGTTGTCGTGGCGTATCCCTATATTCCGGGGTCAGACAGTGAGGCCTTCAAGGGAATCAGTGTGCTTTTGGGGCTTATGGTATCCTTGGGTTCCACGGGACTTGTAAACCAGATCATGGCAGGCTTTGTTGTGCTTTACTCTGGGGCTATGAGGAGTGGGGAGTACGTACACATGGGCGATGTGGAAGGGACTTTAACAGAAGTTGGGCTTCTTTCATGCAAGGTGCTTACACCTAGGGGTGAGTATGTATCGATACCTAATGCGGTCATCATGAATGGGAAAACGGTAAACTATTCGAGGCTGGCAAAAAAGGATGGAGCTGTTTTTGCCACTTCCATCACTATTGGATACGACACGCCATGGAAGACGGTTCACAGGTTGATGCAAGATGCTGCCTCTAACACGACGCAAATCAAAGACAGTCCTAAGCCTCGCATTATTCAGGAAGAGCTTGGGGATTTTGCGGTTAAGTATACTCTTGTGTTTAATGTCGATGATCCGCAAAGAAAGCCAGCCATTCTGACAGAGGTTCACACGAAGATCCAAGACGGCTTTGCGCGGGAGGGAATCCAGATCATGTCTCCACATTTCAATATGCAGCCGGAGGATCCTGTTTTACCCCCAAGAGACTAACTAGTAGGGATAGAATCCAACAAAAATTATAATAGTAAGCAAGCAGTACTGCAGTTAGATTATAGCTATGAGTGAGAATGCTATTTGGAAAGGCCGGCCATCACAGTGGGTGAATTTTATGGTGTTTGCCATTTGTGGGCTGGTAGTTGTGGGGGCTGCTATATGCGCTGTTTGGCTGTGGTCATGGCTTTGGCTGCTCATTCTCCCGGCTGTCTCTTGGGCAAGTTGGAAGTACCTGGAGGTCCGGTTTCGTGTCTACGAGCTAACTAGTGAACGACTGCGAATTTATGAGGGTGTGCTTAACCAGACAATCGATGAATTGGAGTTATATCGGGTAAAGGACATGACTATCGAAAGGCCATTTTGGCTGCGTATAGTAGGGCTGGGTACGCTGGTTCTGATCACCTCAGACAGGTCGCATCCAGAATTGCACATAGCAGCTATCAATGATGCCATGGGGCTCAGGGATCAGATGAGAACTTTGGTAGAGGGTCTCAGGGATCGCAAGAGAGTCCGTGAAATGGATTTTAGCTCAGATGGTGAGGGTGGAGAATTTGAGGAATTTGACTTTGAGTAGAATTTAACTATAAAAATCTACGCGATTGGCCTCCTCTTGTGGAGTGGTAAGTTTCAGGATTTTGTTTACGGGGAGTCTCGCTAGTCGAGTGTCTCCCATGCGGCTCAGAAGTATTTTTTGAAGGTACTCCTCTAACGATTGTCTATTCTCGCTGGCTTGATTTTTCCAGATTGTGCAAACCTTTTTGGGGATTTGAATCCGTAATGTCTCATAGTTTTGCTTTTCCATGAGACATAGAATGACATCGCTCTATGAAATGCGTGTGAAACAAAGATGAAAAAAACGCTTACCCGAAAAAGCTCAGGTAAGCGTCTAAAGTGATCGTGTGAGACTTCGTCGTTTATTAGAGGAAGTACTCTACACCAGCGCGGAAGAGCGGCTGGTGCTTGTTACCCGGAACGTTCTTGGCGATATTTTCGCCGCGGCGCTCTGTGTGTCCCATTTTACCAAGTACTCGGCCACAAGGGCTGGTAATTCCCTCAATTGCGTAGAGAGATCCATTCGGGTTGAAGCGGATATCCATGGAGGGGTTGCCCTCTAAGTCAGTATACTGGGTAGCAATTTGTCCGTTGGCAGCAAGTGCTTTGATTTCTTCCTCTGTGGCGTAGAATTTGCCTTCACCGTGTGAGAAGGGGATGTTGTGGACATCGCCTACTTCTGTATTCGCGAGCCAAGGTGACTTGTTGGAAGCGATTCTTGTGGTTGCGTAGCAAGCGATGTGGCGGCCAATATCGTTAAAGGTGAGGGTCGGTGCACCCGGTTGTGGGTCACGGATTTCG
Above is a genomic segment from Rubritalea squalenifaciens DSM 18772 containing:
- a CDS encoding LamG-like jellyroll fold domain-containing protein codes for the protein MTCPELHKNIQSYLDGTLPAEQEEALVNTLLEDPQARSLYMRYAEIDTLLADAHESTNKIIAFETEPASVDQIIRRQRKMAFLLSSAIGIAASLLLGAIFYFITVESEQNFGLASSHGTIYQLIPGDHDSTQRSPNSSIQPGDRLVVEQGCVEVKFPKNHRAIVQAPADFTLTSENTVNMSYGKIWVETTEPGFIVNTPEMKVTDLGTVFGVTSLEEEADEVHVISGKVRVESYLGASSLRQTRELHDLESLISNSLGGFEKIDYSGDAYLTELPEEIPYIHYSFDRDSLTGGKTLHSEGILASAQMNYLSKRNENPRLIDGIKNEAVQFTHQRDFMISTWKGIPSNRPRTVMMWVKLRKGLDIPEVTSPTPIILWGSPAAPGNKKWKLGLVGPPDQKKIRVSLGSTWLNSDYALSPGKWHHLAVTFTGGSNDQGEPEVNIYVDGQEIPWSMASRVSGKKLLVDTIEREPLQVGGGEHDAYPNSLQAIDELYIFEGVLDQKSVRDCMNR
- a CDS encoding PH domain-containing protein, producing MVFAICGLVVVGAAICAVWLWSWLWLLILPAVSWASWKYLEVRFRVYELTSERLRIYEGVLNQTIDELELYRVKDMTIERPFWLRIVGLGTLVLITSDRSHPELHIAAINDAMGLRDQMRTLVEGLRDRKRVREMDFSSDGEGGEFEEFDFE
- a CDS encoding sigma-70 family RNA polymerase sigma factor codes for the protein MALKHHSSGQSDDHFVVELTKHQLDLKCFIRSLMPGYGADVPDILQETNLITWQKRSEFIPGTNFKAWAFAIARNKVLQHMQKTNRRSTLLQKAELTDLLIEKSSSSTDSLELKSKALEHCLSKLSKKNREIVRARYEQGDSLAQHSSRTKRSESSLRVTLHRLRNSLRKCIENRMPQDFKP
- a CDS encoding mechanosensitive ion channel family protein; the encoded protein is MSSADEATLSIWQRDITTFRVNIAGVTAQERVDYALSRIESTPPIELHKGPRSVYKTQDDEASVGFYFGDHFIFYLREGDLAPGQSLKEEEEKILTKLTAYAEAQARQREPRRILIGIVAFLVFTVIFVLCMVILAFYRRWIERLFSKEKIVDKKIVILGVDFSSHIAEMIKRGLLTLSWVCLAVLSYIYVVLLLRAFPYTEVWGQKLGRKVIGLIGDLLLGVLRSIPDLFTLLVIYVIIRSLINLVKYTFEGMEGSKRRGRWMDEDTRKATKRVLIILIWVFGVVVAYPYIPGSDSEAFKGISVLLGLMVSLGSTGLVNQIMAGFVVLYSGAMRSGEYVHMGDVEGTLTEVGLLSCKVLTPRGEYVSIPNAVIMNGKTVNYSRLAKKDGAVFATSITIGYDTPWKTVHRLMQDAASNTTQIKDSPKPRIIQEELGDFAVKYTLVFNVDDPQRKPAILTEVHTKIQDGFAREGIQIMSPHFNMQPEDPVLPPRD